From a single Brassica rapa cultivar Chiifu-401-42 chromosome A01, CAAS_Brap_v3.01, whole genome shotgun sequence genomic region:
- the LOC103863907 gene encoding regulatory protein NPR2, whose translation MATIARLSGSYEITNGYSFIAESSIDNPAAEFLTSPEVSALQLLSTCLESVFDSPETFYSDAKLVLSDGREISFHRCVLSARIPVFKNALAAAVKDRKPAAVVKLDLKEIARDHDVGFDSVAMVLAYVYSGRVRPPRKGASDCVDDGCCHVACRPAVEFLMELLYLAYVFEIPELVSLYERQFLNIIDKIVIEDILVIFKLANICGETYKKLLVTCLEIIAKSDIEIVTLDKSLPQDIVKRVTDIRNELGLEPPEPDKHVMNIYKALDSDDVELVKMLLTEGHTSLDDAYALHYAVAHSDVKTASDLIDLELADVDHRNMRGYTALHVAAMRNEPKLMVYLLTKGANASETTFDGRTALVIAKRLTKASEYNASTEQGKPSLKGGLCIEVLEHARKLGRLPRDGLPSLPATPDELRMRLLYLENRVALARILFPVEAQVVMDIVKLEGTSEFTASSLDPDQQSCAKRTSLDLNIAPFVIREEHLCRLIALTNTVKLGKRYFPRCSLDHFMDTEDLNHLACLEEDTPEKRLQKRQRYMELQETVMKTFSEEKDDSGKSSKTGSVRSNGKLSHRRLRVDKRDLEKRICRNRKGDSRIEKHVTFEAGN comes from the exons ATGGCCACCATCGCTAGACTCTCCGGTTCTTATGAAATCACCAACGGATACAGCTTCATCGCCGAGTCCTCTATCGACAACCCCGCGGCGGAGTTTCTAACATCGCCGGAAGTTTCGGCGCTGCAGCTCCTCTCCACCTGCCTAGAATCAGTCTTCGACTCGCCGGAAACTTTCTACAGCGACGCCAAGCTAGTTCTCTCCGACGGCCGCGAGATATCCTTCCACCGCTGCGTTCTCTCGGCGAGGATACCCGTCTTCAAGAACGCGCTAGCAGCCGCCGTGAAGGATCGAAAACCCGCCGCCGTCGTCAAGCTCGACCTCAAGGAGATCGCGAGAGACCACGACGTGGGATTCGACTCGGTGGCGATGGTTTTGGCGTACGTATACAGCGGCAGAGTGAGGCCGCCGAGGAAAGGAGCTTCTGATTGCGTTGACGATGGTTGCTGCCACGTGGCGTGCCGTCCAGCTGTTGAGTTCTTGATGGAGCTTCTCTACTTGGCTTACGTCTTCGAGATACCCGAGTTAGTTTCTCTGTACGag agGCAGTTCTTGAATATTATAGACAAGATTGTTATAGAAGACATCTTGGTGATATTCAAGCTCGCTAACATCTGTGGTGAGACATACAAGAAGCTTTTAGTTACATGCTTAGAGATTATCGCCAAGTCTGATATAGAGATCGTTACTCTCGACAAGTCTTTACCCCAAGACATCGTCAAACGAGTCACCGACATCCGCAACGAGCTCGGTCTCGAGCCGCCCGAGCCGGATAAACATGTCATGAACATATACAAGGCCCTTGACTCCGACGATGTTGAGCTTGTCAAGATGCTTTTGACAGAAGGACACACGAGTCTAGACGACGCCTACGCTCTTCATTACGCTGTTGCACATTCCGATGTGAAAACGGCCTCTGATCTCATAGACCTTGAGCTCGCGGACGTGGATCATAGAAACATGAGGGGGTACACGGCGCTTCACGTTGCTGCGATGAGGAACGAGCCGAAGCTGATGGTTTATTTATTGACTAAAGGTGCGAATGCGTCGGAGACAACGTTTGACGGTAGAACGGCTCTTGTGATTGCGAAAAGGCTCACTAAAGCTTCTGAGTATAATGCTAGTACGGAGCAAGGGAAGCCTTCTTTGAAAGGAGGGCTATGCATAGAGGTACTAGAGCATGCACGTAAACTAGGTAGGTTGCCTAGAGATGGTTTACCTTCTCTTCCAGCTACTCCTGATGAACTGAGGATGAGGTTGCTCTATCTTGAAAACAGAG TTGCACTGGCTCGAATCCTATTTCCAGTGGAAGCTCAAGTGGTAATGGATATCGTCAAACTGGAGGGAACAAGCGAGTTTACAGCTTCTAGTCTCGACCCTGATCAACAAAGTTGTGCGAAGAGGACATCACTGGACTTAAACATAGCACCTTTCGTAATCCGAGAGGAGCATTTGTGTAGACTAATAGCGCTTACTAACACCG TGAAGCTAGGGAAACGGTATTTCCCACGCTGCTCTCTCGATCACTTTATGGACACCGAGGACTTGAATCATCTGGCTTGTCTAGAAGAGGACAcacctgagaaacggctacagAAGAGGCAAAGGTACATGGAACTACAAGAGACTGTGATGAAGACCTTTAGTGAGGAGAAGGATGACTCTggaaagtcttccaaaacaggATCAGTGAGGTCCAATGGTAAGCTCTCTCACCGGCGCCTAAGGGTGGACaaaagagatttagagaaaagAATTTGCAGGAACAGGAAGGGGGATTCAAGAATAGAAAAGCATGTCACATTTGAAGCCGGCAACTAA
- the LOC103863896 gene encoding nucleosome assembly protein 1;1, with protein MSNDKDNFNLADLTDALKDEDRIGLMHALKNKLMAGQHSDVLESLTPQVRNRVEALKEIQGKYDELEAKFRAERAVLEAKYEMLYQPFYTKRYEIVNGVTEVETTPEDTKMDQEGEKPAEEKGVPSFWLTALKNNDVTSEEVTERDEEALKYLKDIKWYKTEEPKGFKLEFFFDSNPYFKNAVLTKSYHMIDEDEPLLEKAIGTEIDWYPGKCLTQKILKKKPKKGSNSKPITKMEDCESFFNFFNPPQVPEEDEDIDEDKAEELQNLMEQDYDIGSAIREKIIPHAVSWFTGEAMEGEEFDIDDDDEEDEDEDEEDDEDEDEDDEDDEEDRKTRKKPSSGHKKGGRSQVVGDGQQGERPPECKQQ; from the exons ATGAGCAACGACAAGGACAACTTCAACCTCGCCGATCTAACTGACG cTCTTAAAGACGAGGATCGTATTGGCCTTATGCACGCTCTTAAG AACAAGCTCATGGCTGGTCAGCATTCTGATGTGCTCGAGAGTCTGACTCCTCAAGTGAGAAACCGTGTTGAAGCCTTGAAGGAGATTCAG GGCAAGTATGATGAGCTTGAGGCAAAGTTCCGTGCGGAGAGAGCTGTTCTTGAAGCCAAGTATGAAATGTTGTATCAGCCTTTCTATACCAAG CGTTATGAGATTGTGAATGGAGTTACCGAAGTTGAAACCACTCCAGAGGATACGAAGATGGACCAAGAAGGGGAAAAACCTGCAGAAG AGAAAGGGGTTCCAAGTTTCTGGCTGACGGCCTTGAAGAACAATGATGTGACTTCCGAGGAG GTCACAGAGCGTGATGAGGAGGCTCTTAAATATCTTAAGGATATTAAGTGGTACAAGACTGAAGAGCCTAAAGGATTCAAACTTGAGTTTTTCTTTGACTCGAACCCCTACTTTAAGAACGCTGTCTTGACAAAGTCTTATCATATGATTGATGAAGATGAGCCACTGCTTGAGAAGGCTATAGG GACAGAAATTGATTGGTATCCTGGAAAGTGTCTGACTCAGAAGATTCTTAAGAAGAAGCCTAAGAAAGGTTCAAACTCGAAACCAATCACCAAAATGGAAGATTGTGAAAGCTTCTTCAACTTCTTTAATCCTCCACAAGTCCCGGAGGAAGATGAAGATATCGACGAGGACAAA GCTGAGGAACTTCAAAATCTGATGGAACAAGATTATGACATTGG ATCTGCTATCCGGGAGAAGATTATTCCTCATGCTGTCTCATGGTTTACTGGTGAGGCTATGGAAGGAGAGGAGTTTGatatagatgatgatgatgaggaggatgaggatgaggatgaggaggatgacgaagatgaggatgaggatgacGAGGACGATGAAGAAGACAGGAAGACTAGAAAGAAG CCGTCAAGCGGACACAAG AAGGGAGGCAGATCTCAGGTGGTTGGTGACGGTCAACAAGGCGAGAGGCCACCCGAATGCAAGCAACAGTAG
- the LOC103863886 gene encoding regulatory protein NPR1 — protein METIAGFDDFYEISSTSFLAAPAPTDNSGSSTVYPTELLTRPEVSAFQLLSNSLESVFDSPEAFYSDAKLVLSDDKEVSFHRCILSARSLFFKAALAAAEKVQKSTPVKLELKTLAAEYDVGFDSVVAVLAYVYSGRVRPPPKGVSECADDSCCHVACRPAVDFMVEVLYLAFVFQIQELVTMYQRHLLDVVDKVNIEDTLVVLKLANICGKACKKLFDKCREIIVKSNVDVVTLKKSLPENIAKQVIDIRKELGLEVAEPEKHVSNIHKALESDDLDLVVMLLKEGHTNLDEAYALHFAVAYCDEKTARNLLELGLADVNRRNPRGYTVLHVAAMRKEPTLIALLLTKGANALETSLDGRTALLIAKQVTKAAECCILEKGKLAAKGGVCVEILKQPDNKREPFPEDVFPSLAVAADEFKIRLIDLENRVQMARCLYPMEAQVAMDFARMKGTREFVVTTATDLHMEPFKFVEMHQSRLTALSKTVEFGKRFFPRCSKVLDDIVDSEDLTILALVEEDTPEQRQQKRQRFMEIQEIVQMAFSKDKEDLGKSSLSASSSSTSKLTGKKRSIAKPSHRRR, from the exons ATGGAGACCATTGCCGGATTTGATGATTTCTATGAGATCAGCAGCACTAGCTTCCTCGCCGCACCGGCGCCAACCGATAACTCCGGATCATCCACCGTCTACCCGACGGAGCTTCTCACCAGACCCGAGGTCTCGGCGTTTCAACTCCTCTCCAACAGCCTCGAGTCCGTCTTCGACTCGCCGGAAGCGTTCTACAGCGACGCCAAGCTTGTCCTCTCCGACGACAAGGAAGTATCCTTCCACCGCTGCATTCTCTCCGCGAGAAGCCTCTTCTTCAAGGCCGCGTTGGCAGCCGCCGAGAAGGTGCAGAAGTCCACCCCCGTGAAGCTCGAGCTGAAGACGCTCGCGGCGGAGTACGACGTCGGGTTCGATTCCGTGGTGGCTGTTCTGGCGTACGTTTACAGCGGCAGAGTGAGGCCGCCGCCGAAGGGTGTTTCTGAATGCGCAGACGATAGTTGCTGCCACGTGGCGTGCCGTCCGGCTGTGGATTTCATGGTGGAGGTTCTCTACTTGGCTTTCGTCTTCCAGATTCAGGAACTGGTTACTATGTATCAG AGGCATTTACTGGATGTTGTAGACAAAGTTAACATAGAGGACACTTTGGTTGTACTCAAGCTCGCTAACATCTGCGGTAAAGCGTGCAAGAAGCTATTCGATAAGTGCAGAGAGATCATTGTCAAGTCTAACGTGGATGTTGTTACTCTAAAGAAGTCATTGCCTGAGAACATTGCCAAGCAAGTAATCGATATCCGTAAAGAGCTCGGCTTGGAGGTTGCTGAACCAGAGAAACACGTCTCCAACATACACAAGGCGCTTGAGTCAGACGATCTTGACCTTGTCGTTATGCTTTTGAAAGAGGGCCACACGAATCTAGACGAAGCGTATGCTCTCCATTTTGCTGTTGCTTACTGCGATGAGAAGACCGCGAGGAATCTCCTGGAACTGGGGCTTGCGGATGTCAACCGGAGAAACCCGAGGGGTTACACGGTGCTTCACGTCGCTGCGATGAGGAAAGAGCCGACACTGATAGCATTGTTGTTGACGAAAGGGGCTAATGCATTAGAAACGTCTTTGGACGGGAGAACTGCTCTGTTGATAGCGAAACAAGTCACTAAGGCGGCCGAGTGTTGTATTCTGGAGAAAGGGAAGTTAGCTGCCAAAGGCGGAGTATGTGTAGAGATACTCAAGCAACCAGACAACAAACGAGAACCATTTCCTGAAGATGTTTTTCCCTCCCTTGCAGTGGCTGCTGATGAATTCAAGATAAGGTTGATTGATCTTGAAAACAGAG TTCAAATGGCTAGATGTCTCTATCCAATGGAAGCACAAGTTGCAATGGATTTCGCCCGAATGAAGGGAACACGCGAGTTTGTCGTGACGACAGCAACTGACCTACACATGGAACCTTTCAAGTTCGTAGAAATGCATCAGAGTAGACTAACAGCGCTTTCTAAAACTG TGGAATTCGGGAAACGCTTCTTCCCACGCTGTTCGAAAGTGCTCGATGATATTGTGGACTCTGAGGACTTGACTATACTGGCTCTCGTAGAAGAAGACACTCCTGAGCAACGACAACAAAAGAGGCAGAGGTTCATGGAGATACAGGAGATTGTGCAAATGGCGTTTAGTAAAGACAAGGAGGATCTTGGAAAGTCGTCTCTCtcagcttcctcttcttccacATCCAAATTAACTGGTAAAAAGAGGTCTATTGCTAAACCCTCTCACCGGCGTCGGTGA